Genomic DNA from Candidatus Binatia bacterium:
TCTCGACGTCGGCACGAGCGGCGGCGTCTGGGGATTGGAACGCGGCTATTGCATGATGATCGGCGGGCCGCGCGACGCCGTCGCGCGCCTCGATCCGATCTTTCTGGCGCTCGCGCCGGGACGCGGCGAGATCCCGCGCACGCCCGGCCGCGAGAAGGCCGGCGGCACCGCGGAACTCGGTTATCTCCACTGCGGTCCGAGCGGCGCGGGTCACTTCGTGAAGATGGTGCACAACGGCATCGAGTACGGTCTCATGGCCTCGTACGCCGAAGGTCTCAACATCCTACGCGGTGCGAACGTCGGCAAGTCCAAACAGGTTGCGAGCGCCGAAGAGACGCCGCTGCGCGATCCGCAAGATTACCAGTACGATCTCGATCTCCCCGACATCGCCGAAGTTTGGCGGCGCGGCAGCGTCATCGCGTCGTGGCTGCTCGATCTCACCGCAACGGCGCTGACCGAAGATCCGAGCCTCGAAAAGTTTGAAGGACGCGTCTCCGATTCCGGCGAGGGGCGCTGGACGATCAAAGCGGCGATCGACGAGGCGATTCCGGCGCCGGTGCTCACCGCGGCGCTCTACGAGCGTTTCGCCTCGCGCGGCGATGCCGAGTTCGCGAACAAACTCCTATCGGCGATGCGCTACGAGTTCGGCGGTCACCTCGAAGAGAAGTAACGCTAGCGCAGCGCGAAATAACCGACGACGGCGCTGCCGAGAATAAACCACACCGGGTTGACGCTCGTGCGAACGACCGCGACGAACGTCACGAGCGCGAGCGCCGCCGTCAGCCATCCGGTCACCGCGCCCTTACCGAACGTGATGAGGCCGGCGACGGCGAGGCCGATCGCAACCGGGCCGAGGCCTTTCTGAATCGAGTCGCGCCACGGCCAGTTCGCAAGCTTCTTCCAGAGGCGGCCGACGCCGAACGTCAGCACGCCG
This window encodes:
- a CDS encoding chromate transporter gives rise to the protein MDQVPALIRVFSYLSLLTIGGGMAAFPEMKVLVVGVHHWLTDEQLIHVYSTGQMSPGPNMMMVAEVGEMVAGFVGAVVCALAFFVPTGVLTFGVGRLWKKLANWPWRDSIQKGLGPVAIGLAVAGLITFGKGAVTGWLTAALALVTFVAVVRTSVNPVWFILGSAVVGYFALR
- the gnd gene encoding decarboxylating 6-phosphogluconate dehydrogenase; translation: MQLGMIGLGRMGANMVRRLMRAGHDCVVYDRNADAVKASAADGATGASSLDDFVKKLQKPRAVWLMVPAAVVDSSIATISPLLEAGDALIDGGNSYYIDDIRRAASLQPKGIEYLDVGTSGGVWGLERGYCMMIGGPRDAVARLDPIFLALAPGRGEIPRTPGREKAGGTAELGYLHCGPSGAGHFVKMVHNGIEYGLMASYAEGLNILRGANVGKSKQVASAEETPLRDPQDYQYDLDLPDIAEVWRRGSVIASWLLDLTATALTEDPSLEKFEGRVSDSGEGRWTIKAAIDEAIPAPVLTAALYERFASRGDAEFANKLLSAMRYEFGGHLEEK